A genome region from uncultured Fibrobacter sp. includes the following:
- a CDS encoding IMP cyclohydrolase, whose translation MSYIDEAKQNFKALSKNPYPGRGIVLGESADGKSYVQVYWIMGRSVNSRNRVFEMEPKTGFMKTKAFDESKLTDPHLIIYYPARHTADVQIITNGDQTDTIYNAIKLGGTFESALATRQYEDDAPNFTPRISGIHYKNAQPAVYKLSILKSRGNCEDAGCERMTFEFEKALPGLGHFISTYETDGSPIPSFNGFPKLMPIFDNAEDTLKKYWAALDKDNKVSLMVKWIDKKTFKAKTLIVNKNK comes from the coding sequence ATGTCCTACATCGACGAAGCAAAACAGAATTTCAAAGCCCTCTCCAAGAACCCGTATCCCGGTCGTGGCATCGTTCTCGGCGAAAGCGCCGACGGCAAGTCCTACGTGCAGGTCTACTGGATCATGGGCCGCAGCGTCAACAGCCGTAACCGCGTTTTCGAAATGGAACCGAAGACCGGCTTCATGAAGACGAAGGCCTTCGACGAGTCCAAGCTCACGGACCCGCACTTGATCATCTACTACCCGGCCCGCCACACCGCCGACGTCCAGATTATCACGAACGGCGACCAGACCGACACCATTTACAACGCCATCAAGCTCGGCGGTACTTTCGAAAGCGCCCTCGCTACGCGCCAGTACGAAGACGACGCCCCGAACTTCACGCCGCGCATCTCGGGCATCCATTACAAGAACGCCCAGCCCGCCGTGTACAAGCTCTCCATCCTCAAGAGCAGGGGCAACTGCGAAGACGCCGGTTGCGAACGCATGACGTTTGAATTCGAGAAGGCTCTGCCGGGTCTCGGCCACTTCATCAGCACCTACGAAACCGACGGTAGCCCGATTCCCAGCTTCAACGGTTTCCCGAAACTGATGCCGATCTTCGACAACGCCGAAGACACGCTCAAGAAGTACTGGGCCGCCCTCGACAAGGACAACAAGGTTTCCCTGATGGTCAAGTGGATTGACAAGAAGACCTTCAAGGCCAAAACCCTGATCGTCAATAAGAATAAGTAA
- a CDS encoding response regulator, translating into MKSKIFSFNAIITFVLIAFLFGVTEIGFFYISKKVTADCWENLHQIAKNADSRLVFVSRSQMGALINITDLFTSVETFDNPEVVKYIQEVRIGPLQAPVRVYRRNGYYIYEKGSGTNPKVVGLLNKYFSPAPYITPIHEDVFRPGVMVAEQFFPIRYKGEIVGVLAAVVDLHVLPGFFAQSNVNSDGLNLLILDRRDSLLFVDTFHKKMSKITDYATRKTKRGYSYEKWVSDVMGKRTSDFAFLREDGEVTFLAALPSLVENWTMLVAISEDVALAKALLVRKTFVIISLIELFALIFYLFWMVRDIKKRLESENREYADILSTLSGSFDDLFYVNLKDDSFIEFVSHKKFQKLEMKTGKEDFFTWAKAKIQEYCNFEDQELVLDFLTKSRFADGLNPGESLSVEFRLDDQHRKNRYYRLRAHKAVSAHDHVIFTLENVDDEVRKSDMQRQDLERRNRMIASLAADFDCVQYVELHDAKFDDMAETYRESEMLARIIPGWAAEKTFMLKLDLLLTYVVCDTDREDFLAQTRREVILANLKKQSTYYVNFKALINGKELFYQLKFIADKVGNEKIKGFVIGIHSVDEEIKQQLEIQEKLKRNLEIIDILSEDYTALYYMNFKTLKTGVLSLVNDENADVRDFISQNDNLIDVFKNFVTELVHPSDRELLEPYMDLEYVRKCLANQKRINVDFRRNYSGVYKYTRMTIAKAEAVDEEPELVAVGFIEIDEQYRAEAERQENIRRVMTLSDEFESIYDVNIDDGTYRVSTKSSKHSEEIKGYQAMNLDFFELNANSIPVVIYEDDREMMSKYMTKQYMLDRLEKEMSYFVDYRAVIDEKILWYRMKVTRSGNWMNERRMLVGVFNNDENYRKEKAQQEALEQALQMAKSASRAKTTFLNNMSHDIRTPMNAIIGYTRLAKAHLDNSDQIKDYLGKIAQSSDHLLSLINDVLDMSRIESGKMNLNEKSENLSNIIHMLKDIVQADIRSRRIEFFVDSADVSDEEVICDKLRLNQVLLNVLSNAIKYTPAGGTVSMRIMQLGVTDTGYGKYEFRVKDSGIGMNAEFLKTIYDPFTRVTSSTVSGIQGTGLGMAITKNIVTMMGGEIQIQSEENVGTEVVITFDFKLGCQHKEPERIPEVEGMRCLVVDDDTNACRSIVKMLKDIGMHSEWCASGKEAVLRAEDSFQDNDLFGLFLIDWLMPDVNGIEVARRIRRMVGDEVPILILTAYDWSDIEEEAKNAGVSGFVSKPLFFSDLRKIVSTYCCPHEEVPVKQEPEVSFVGKSILLVEDNELNCEISREVLEDFGIKVHMAEDGSVALNMMKKAKPGDYDLILMDVQMPIMDGFEATRRIRALPDKRIAEIPIIAMTANAFAEDCQAALDAGMNEHVTKPVDFDKLKVTLAKFLT; encoded by the coding sequence ATGAAGAGTAAGATTTTCAGTTTCAATGCTATCATTACGTTCGTGTTAATCGCGTTCCTTTTTGGCGTTACTGAAATAGGTTTTTTCTACATATCAAAAAAGGTTACTGCGGATTGCTGGGAAAATCTGCACCAGATTGCTAAAAATGCGGATTCTCGACTTGTTTTCGTTTCTCGCTCCCAGATGGGCGCTCTTATTAACATTACGGATCTCTTTACCTCGGTAGAAACTTTTGATAATCCCGAAGTCGTGAAGTATATCCAAGAAGTGAGAATCGGCCCTCTTCAGGCTCCAGTCCGCGTTTATCGCCGCAATGGCTATTATATATATGAAAAGGGTAGTGGAACGAATCCAAAGGTCGTGGGGCTTTTGAACAAGTATTTCTCCCCGGCACCCTACATTACCCCAATTCACGAAGATGTGTTTCGACCTGGAGTGATGGTTGCCGAACAATTTTTCCCAATTCGTTACAAAGGTGAAATTGTCGGTGTCTTGGCCGCTGTAGTCGACCTGCATGTTTTGCCTGGTTTCTTCGCTCAGTCCAATGTGAATAGTGACGGATTGAATCTGCTGATTCTCGACCGTCGTGACAGTTTGCTCTTTGTGGATACGTTCCACAAGAAGATGTCAAAGATTACGGACTACGCCACGCGGAAGACGAAACGGGGCTATTCATACGAAAAATGGGTTTCGGATGTCATGGGCAAACGAACCTCCGACTTTGCATTCTTGCGCGAGGATGGCGAGGTTACTTTCTTAGCGGCTTTACCCTCGCTTGTCGAGAATTGGACCATGTTGGTAGCAATCTCTGAGGATGTCGCCCTAGCTAAAGCGCTCCTTGTACGAAAGACTTTCGTCATCATATCGCTAATTGAGCTTTTCGCTCTCATCTTCTACTTGTTCTGGATGGTCCGCGATATCAAGAAACGTCTGGAATCCGAAAACCGTGAATATGCTGATATCCTTTCGACTTTGAGCGGCAGTTTCGATGACCTTTTCTACGTCAACCTGAAGGACGATTCCTTTATCGAATTTGTCTCGCATAAGAAATTCCAGAAGTTGGAAATGAAGACCGGTAAGGAAGACTTCTTTACTTGGGCAAAGGCGAAAATTCAGGAATACTGCAATTTTGAAGACCAGGAACTTGTGCTGGACTTCTTGACCAAGTCGCGCTTTGCGGATGGCTTGAATCCCGGTGAATCTCTTTCTGTGGAATTCCGGTTAGATGACCAGCATAGGAAGAACCGGTATTACAGGTTGAGAGCGCATAAGGCCGTCAGCGCGCATGATCATGTGATATTCACTCTAGAGAACGTCGATGATGAAGTTCGTAAATCCGACATGCAGCGGCAAGACTTGGAACGGCGCAATCGCATGATTGCTTCGCTGGCTGCGGATTTTGACTGCGTTCAGTATGTCGAACTGCACGATGCAAAGTTTGACGATATGGCGGAAACTTATCGCGAAAGTGAAATGCTTGCGCGAATTATTCCCGGCTGGGCGGCTGAAAAGACGTTCATGCTCAAGCTTGATCTTTTGCTGACTTACGTTGTCTGCGACACTGACCGCGAGGATTTCCTTGCTCAGACACGTCGTGAGGTCATCCTGGCGAACCTCAAGAAGCAGTCCACATACTATGTGAATTTCAAGGCACTTATCAACGGCAAGGAACTGTTCTACCAGCTCAAGTTTATTGCCGACAAGGTCGGTAACGAGAAGATAAAGGGTTTTGTCATCGGTATCCACAGTGTGGACGAAGAAATCAAGCAGCAACTTGAAATCCAAGAGAAGCTGAAACGCAATTTGGAAATCATCGACATCTTGTCCGAAGATTATACCGCTCTGTATTATATGAACTTCAAGACGCTCAAGACGGGCGTGCTGTCGTTGGTCAATGATGAAAATGCCGATGTCCGCGATTTCATCTCGCAGAACGACAACTTGATTGATGTATTCAAGAATTTTGTTACCGAATTGGTTCATCCGTCTGATAGGGAACTTCTTGAACCCTACATGGATTTGGAATACGTGCGGAAATGCCTCGCGAACCAGAAGCGTATCAATGTTGACTTTAGACGCAACTATTCCGGCGTTTACAAGTACACGCGGATGACCATCGCGAAGGCTGAGGCTGTTGACGAAGAGCCTGAATTGGTGGCTGTCGGCTTTATCGAAATCGACGAACAGTATAGGGCCGAGGCGGAACGCCAGGAGAACATTCGCCGCGTCATGACCCTGTCTGACGAGTTCGAATCTATTTACGACGTAAATATCGACGACGGAACGTATCGCGTATCGACCAAGAGCAGCAAGCATTCCGAAGAAATCAAGGGCTACCAGGCCATGAATCTGGATTTCTTCGAGTTGAATGCGAACAGTATTCCGGTAGTCATTTACGAGGACGATCGCGAGATGATGTCCAAGTACATGACCAAGCAGTACATGCTCGACCGTCTTGAAAAGGAGATGTCGTACTTCGTCGATTATCGTGCCGTGATCGACGAGAAGATTCTTTGGTATAGGATGAAGGTGACCCGTTCGGGCAACTGGATGAACGAACGCCGCATGCTTGTGGGCGTGTTCAACAATGACGAGAACTACCGCAAGGAAAAGGCCCAGCAGGAGGCTTTGGAACAGGCGCTGCAGATGGCCAAATCGGCATCCAGGGCAAAGACGACCTTCCTCAACAACATGAGCCACGATATCCGCACTCCGATGAATGCCATCATTGGCTACACGAGGCTTGCGAAGGCGCACCTGGACAACAGCGACCAGATTAAGGATTATCTCGGTAAGATTGCGCAGTCTTCCGATCACTTGCTCTCGCTCATCAACGATGTGCTGGACATGAGCCGCATTGAGTCGGGCAAGATGAACCTGAACGAAAAGTCGGAAAATCTCTCTAACATCATCCACATGCTCAAGGACATTGTCCAAGCGGACATTCGCTCCAGAAGGATTGAGTTCTTTGTGGATTCTGCCGATGTGAGCGACGAAGAAGTTATCTGTGATAAACTGCGTTTGAACCAAGTCTTGCTGAACGTACTTTCCAATGCTATCAAGTACACTCCGGCCGGTGGCACCGTGTCGATGCGAATCATGCAGCTCGGGGTAACAGATACTGGCTACGGCAAGTACGAGTTCCGCGTGAAGGATTCCGGTATCGGTATGAATGCCGAATTCCTCAAGACAATCTACGATCCGTTCACGCGTGTGACATCTTCGACGGTCTCGGGAATTCAGGGTACGGGCCTTGGCATGGCCATCACCAAGAACATCGTGACGATGATGGGTGGCGAAATCCAGATTCAGAGCGAGGAGAATGTCGGTACCGAAGTCGTTATCACCTTTGATTTCAAGTTGGGTTGCCAACACAAGGAACCGGAACGCATTCCCGAAGTGGAAGGTATGCGTTGCCTGGTGGTGGACGACGACACGAATGCCTGCCGTAGCATTGTCAAGATGCTCAAGGATATCGGCATGCACTCGGAATGGTGCGCTAGCGGCAAGGAGGCTGTTCTCAGGGCCGAAGATTCGTTCCAGGACAACGATCTCTTTGGCTTGTTCCTGATTGACTGGTTGATGCCGGACGTGAACGGTATTGAAGTGGCCCGCCGTATCCGTAGGATGGTGGGCGATGAAGTGCCCATTCTGATTCTCACGGCCTACGACTGGTCCGATATCGAGGAAGAAGCCAAGAATGCGGGTGTGTCCGGTTTCGTGAGTAAACCGCTGTTCTTCTCCGACTTGCGCAAGATTGTCTCGACTTACTGCTGTCCTCACGAAGAAGTTCCCGTGAAGCAGGAACCCGAAGTCAGCTTTGTGGGCAAGTCCATCCTCCTTGTCGAAGACAACGAGCTGAACTGCGAAATCTCCAGGGAAGTGCTCGAGGACTTTGGCATAAAGGTTCACATGGCCGAGGATGGCTCTGTCGCCCTGAACATGATGAAAAAGGCGAAGCCCGGCGATTACGACCTGATTTTGATGGACGTTCAGATGCCTATCATGGATGGTTTCGAGGCAACGCGCAGGATAAGGGCTCTGCCGGACAAGCGGATTGCAGAAATCCCGATTATCGCCATGACGGCGAACGCTTTTGCCGAGGACTGTCAGGCGGCACTCGATGCCGGCATGAACGAGCACGTGACAAAGCCTGTCGATTTCGACAAGCTGAAGGTGACGCTCGCAAAGTTCTTGACTTAA
- a CDS encoding ATP-dependent Clp protease proteolytic subunit: MNIFARLFTLLAIVSAFAFAETTSVSPVDSTNSIQELEKKHAVWIKLEGDVEPSMFDFCARAIDDALKENPDYIIFEINTFGGRLDAAFDIVDTIMAIKGPETIALVKKKAISAGSLIALTCKRLYMLEATTIGDCAPIVQGGDGTPQIVGEKIQSPLRAKFRNLAQRNGYPELLSSSFVTPELEILELKAKLDKGKKTERDTVLIIEGEKYEVLDKAEKEFWGAPKILVKEGELLTMTDKEAEELGFSKGTFKDRADFETALAIERRSEVETTLGEDIAAAIAAISGILLILGFGALYIEFKTPGFGLFGIIGIILIAIVFLGQFAPQLDGYIPAILLVAGVALFLVEIFVMPGTFLFGVGGIACMILALALSFSPSEMPEYIPETVETTFDATPWLFGLLYMLCCAGIALVFPIAASKYLIPLLPEGWTPMLKTDLETAASPTEAVQEVNVGDVGVAKTFLRPVGQASFTLTDGSTKLFDVQTHGEIIEAGSRVKVEAVQEGHIWVGLDTSV, translated from the coding sequence ATGAATATATTCGCAAGGCTTTTTACCCTTCTCGCCATCGTCTCGGCATTCGCTTTCGCCGAGACAACATCCGTCTCGCCAGTCGACTCTACAAATTCCATCCAGGAACTCGAAAAGAAGCACGCAGTGTGGATCAAGCTCGAAGGCGACGTGGAACCGTCAATGTTCGATTTTTGCGCCCGCGCCATTGACGACGCGCTCAAGGAAAACCCCGACTACATCATTTTCGAAATCAATACCTTCGGTGGCAGACTCGACGCTGCATTCGACATTGTAGACACCATCATGGCAATCAAGGGCCCCGAGACCATCGCTCTCGTCAAGAAAAAAGCCATCAGTGCGGGGAGCCTTATCGCGCTCACCTGCAAGCGTCTCTACATGCTCGAAGCCACGACTATCGGTGACTGTGCGCCCATCGTGCAGGGCGGCGATGGCACCCCGCAAATCGTCGGCGAAAAAATCCAGTCCCCGCTCCGGGCGAAGTTCAGGAACCTCGCCCAGCGGAACGGTTACCCCGAACTGCTGAGTTCATCGTTCGTGACCCCGGAACTTGAAATCCTGGAACTCAAGGCCAAGCTCGACAAGGGCAAGAAGACGGAGCGCGACACCGTGCTTATCATCGAGGGCGAAAAATACGAAGTCCTCGACAAGGCCGAAAAGGAATTCTGGGGAGCGCCCAAAATCCTCGTGAAAGAAGGCGAACTTTTAACGATGACCGACAAGGAAGCCGAAGAACTCGGTTTCTCTAAGGGAACGTTCAAGGACAGGGCCGACTTCGAGACCGCACTTGCTATAGAAAGGCGTAGCGAAGTCGAAACGACTCTCGGCGAAGACATCGCTGCCGCCATCGCCGCCATCTCTGGAATCTTGCTCATCCTCGGGTTCGGTGCGCTCTACATCGAATTCAAGACTCCGGGATTCGGGCTGTTCGGCATCATCGGCATCATCCTTATCGCCATCGTGTTCCTCGGGCAATTCGCCCCGCAGCTCGACGGCTACATCCCCGCCATCCTGCTCGTGGCAGGCGTGGCGCTGTTCCTCGTCGAAATCTTCGTGATGCCAGGAACGTTCCTTTTTGGCGTCGGGGGCATTGCGTGTATGATACTCGCCCTCGCGCTCTCGTTCTCGCCCTCCGAGATGCCCGAATACATCCCCGAGACAGTCGAAACGACCTTCGACGCAACCCCGTGGCTGTTCGGATTACTTTATATGCTATGCTGTGCCGGTATTGCGCTTGTATTCCCGATTGCCGCAAGCAAGTACCTGATTCCGCTTTTGCCCGAAGGCTGGACGCCCATGCTCAAGACCGATTTGGAAACAGCAGCATCTCCCACCGAAGCCGTGCAAGAAGTGAATGTCGGTGATGTCGGTGTTGCCAAGACCTTCCTGCGCCCGGTAGGCCAAGCAAGCTTTACTCTAACCGATGGCTCAACCAAGCTATTCGACGTCCAGACGCACGGCGAGATTATCGAAGCGGGCTCCCGCGTAAAAGTGGAAGCCGTACAGGAAGGCCACATCTGGGTGGGTCTGGACACAAGCGTTTAA
- a CDS encoding four helix bundle protein, giving the protein MQDFQSLEIWKKSHSLVLSIYKITENNFPKSEQFALTSQIRRSASSIPTNIAEGCGRRTSKDFAHFIQMAIGSSSEVEYQLILAKDLKYINEETWKSLSQNITEIRKMMCSFKNKLTTLLTYN; this is encoded by the coding sequence GTGCAAGATTTTCAGTCTCTTGAAATTTGGAAAAAAAGTCATTCGCTGGTTTTGTCTATTTACAAAATTACAGAGAACAACTTTCCAAAAAGCGAGCAATTCGCCCTAACATCGCAAATAAGAAGATCTGCATCATCAATTCCGACAAACATTGCAGAAGGCTGCGGAAGGCGAACAAGTAAAGATTTTGCACATTTTATCCAAATGGCTATAGGCTCATCATCTGAAGTTGAATATCAACTCATATTAGCAAAAGACCTGAAATATATAAATGAAGAAACTTGGAAATCACTAAGCCAAAACATCACTGAAATTAGAAAAATGATGTGCTCTTTCAAAAATAAACTCACAACACTCCTAACATATAACTGA
- a CDS encoding GntR family transcriptional regulator, whose protein sequence is MRNKILQALIQSPHKRDDALPSVRMLMATFKASSGTVQAVLRQLQDNGQIYCIRGKGCFWGSSPTQIQLPKPRESALAKLNRLFEDDWKHGEYKPTDPLPLLKEMAERYHASLPLLRKFLAQKMEAGILQQNGRRYFFAQNHRDSFGNSGNGLSELIFVTRCNSWGGFTAESERELDFLRLIYKTAGARKYKLILLGMDENSGDLIDRSGQVVRLQDYTHAIGALLSTLLIQKPLPLLQLFAGVKFPVAVWWEQPVDSIPKFYLNKPHWAFFNSTFGELPGIEVGKYLVNNDVNHVTFFSPYHNSSWSKDRLTGLQKAGLQVDSQVDVEFASPWDYRQIARASVAKQSVEAYSRRLLKKKLKTLIPARDEWAPDEWWVCVNDEVAGLFIEMAEDGECTLPGDRNQPHIIAFDNSAESYLLRIRSYDFNTDALVEQMFYYLENPEIGKNKIHHILGNVVEK, encoded by the coding sequence ATGCGCAACAAGATCCTGCAAGCATTAATCCAGTCCCCGCACAAACGTGACGATGCGCTGCCCAGCGTCCGCATGCTCATGGCCACGTTCAAGGCGAGTTCCGGAACCGTACAGGCCGTCCTCCGGCAGCTTCAGGATAACGGACAGATTTACTGCATCCGCGGTAAAGGTTGTTTCTGGGGCAGTTCGCCGACGCAGATTCAACTCCCCAAGCCCAGGGAAAGCGCCCTCGCCAAGCTCAACCGCCTTTTCGAAGACGACTGGAAGCACGGGGAATACAAGCCGACCGACCCGCTGCCCCTCTTGAAAGAGATGGCAGAACGCTACCATGCGAGCCTCCCCCTTCTGCGCAAGTTTCTGGCGCAAAAAATGGAGGCCGGCATCCTCCAGCAAAATGGCAGGCGTTATTTTTTCGCTCAAAACCACAGGGATTCCTTCGGGAATTCCGGGAATGGCCTCAGCGAACTCATCTTCGTCACGCGATGCAATAGCTGGGGCGGCTTTACCGCTGAAAGCGAACGTGAACTAGACTTTTTGCGCCTTATCTATAAAACAGCCGGTGCCCGCAAGTACAAGCTCATCCTCCTGGGAATGGACGAGAACAGCGGCGACCTGATTGACCGTAGCGGCCAAGTTGTCCGCCTGCAAGACTACACGCATGCCATCGGAGCGCTGCTGAGCACGTTGCTCATTCAGAAACCCCTCCCCCTCCTTCAACTTTTCGCGGGAGTCAAATTCCCTGTTGCCGTCTGGTGGGAACAGCCAGTGGACAGCATCCCGAAATTTTATCTGAACAAGCCGCACTGGGCATTTTTCAATTCGACCTTCGGTGAACTGCCGGGAATCGAGGTGGGAAAATACCTTGTCAACAACGATGTCAACCATGTCACCTTCTTCTCGCCGTACCACAACAGTTCATGGTCAAAGGACCGCCTGACAGGCCTGCAGAAGGCAGGACTGCAAGTGGACAGCCAGGTGGACGTGGAGTTCGCAAGCCCCTGGGATTACAGGCAAATTGCGCGCGCCTCCGTCGCAAAGCAGTCCGTGGAAGCCTACTCGCGCAGGTTGCTGAAGAAAAAACTCAAGACGCTGATTCCTGCACGGGACGAATGGGCTCCCGACGAATGGTGGGTCTGCGTCAACGACGAGGTTGCGGGACTGTTCATCGAAATGGCCGAAGACGGCGAATGCACGCTGCCCGGCGACAGGAACCAGCCTCACATCATCGCATTCGACAACTCCGCCGAAAGCTACCTGCTGCGCATCCGGAGCTACGACTTCAACACCGACGCGCTCGTGGAACAAATGTTCTACTACTTGGAAAATCCCGAAATCGGGAAAAATAAAATCCACCACATCCTCGGGAACGTGGTGGAGAAGTAA
- the floA gene encoding flotillin-like protein FloA (flotillin-like protein involved in membrane lipid rafts) produces MDTLLIVGIVIAAIAVIILLAFIGKFFSLWLQALFSRANVSIFQLIGMRLRKVPPQVIVEARILSCKAGLPVDTNLLEAHYLSRGNVLRVIQALIAANKANIKLDFKEAAAIDLAGRNVLEAVQMSVNPKVITTPKVSAVALDGIQLHAVTRITVRASIQKLVGGAGEDTVIARVGEGIVSSIGSAKSHKDVLENPNMISKKVLASGLDAGTAFEILSIDIADVDVGQNIGAILETDRAEADKKIAQAKAEERRAMAYAAEQEMKAKVMEMKAKLVEAEAQIPMAMATALRDGKLGVMDYYNLKNIEADTQMRKEIGAGGEAAK; encoded by the coding sequence ATGGATACTCTTTTAATCGTTGGAATTGTTATCGCGGCGATTGCCGTCATCATCCTGCTCGCCTTCATCGGCAAGTTCTTCAGCCTCTGGCTCCAGGCCTTGTTCTCCAGGGCGAACGTGAGCATCTTCCAGCTCATCGGTATGCGCCTGCGTAAGGTGCCGCCGCAGGTGATTGTCGAAGCCCGCATTTTGAGCTGCAAGGCTGGCCTCCCCGTCGACACGAACCTGCTCGAAGCCCACTACCTTAGCCGCGGTAACGTGCTCCGCGTAATCCAGGCCCTCATTGCCGCCAACAAGGCGAACATCAAGCTCGACTTCAAGGAAGCTGCCGCCATCGACCTCGCCGGCCGTAACGTGCTCGAAGCCGTGCAGATGTCCGTGAACCCGAAGGTCATCACGACCCCGAAGGTTTCCGCCGTGGCCCTCGACGGTATCCAGCTCCATGCCGTGACCCGTATTACCGTGCGCGCCAGCATCCAGAAGTTGGTCGGTGGCGCCGGCGAAGACACCGTGATTGCTCGCGTGGGTGAAGGCATCGTGTCTTCCATTGGTTCTGCCAAGAGCCACAAGGACGTGCTCGAGAACCCGAACATGATTTCCAAGAAGGTGCTCGCCTCCGGCCTCGATGCCGGTACCGCCTTCGAAATTCTCTCCATCGACATCGCCGACGTGGACGTGGGCCAGAACATTGGCGCCATCCTCGAAACCGACCGTGCCGAAGCCGACAAGAAGATTGCCCAGGCCAAGGCCGAAGAGCGCCGCGCCATGGCATACGCCGCCGAACAGGAAATGAAGGCGAAGGTCATGGAAATGAAGGCCAAGCTCGTGGAAGCCGAAGCCCAGATCCCGATGGCCATGGCCACCGCTCTCCGCGACGGCAAGCTCGGTGTGATGGACTACTATAACTTGAAGAACATCGAAGCCGACACGCAGATGCGCAAGGAAATTGGTGCTGGCGGCGAAGCCGCGAAGTAG
- the gatB gene encoding Asp-tRNA(Asn)/Glu-tRNA(Gln) amidotransferase subunit GatB, protein MSNYCPVIGLEIHCQLATKTKMFCGCEIEVNTTPNKHVCPVCLGMPGAMPVPNKKAVEYAIRLGLALNCEIDLNAMWTRKNYFYPDLPKGYQITQTGGLPVYDHPICKNGWLEIVKEDGTKKRVGITRIHMEEDAGKLIHDMSPTDSHFDANRCGTPLCEIVTEPDIRSPEEAVLVLKKIKQTLEYTRVSNANMENGNMRCDGNISLRASEDAPFGIRAEIKNLNSFTNLEKALYCEMNLQASTLDAGKEVEQCTKRYDPNADKTIVIRSKEDAHDYKYFPEPDMVRLVTDPAFVEEIRRTLPELPDARRKRFMDDFGVSEYDAMVLTEDRDVSEWYDTAAKNCKNGKVLANWVITELLAKVKELEGGLSALKIKPEDLCKLVNLIADNTINGKIAKTVFAEMFETGKDPEAIVKEKGLVQVTDTGAIEEVVRAVCAENAAQFAEFKAGKVALKGFLVGMTMRKSGGKANPGLVNQILDKLAKE, encoded by the coding sequence ATGTCCAACTATTGTCCTGTTATCGGTCTCGAAATCCATTGCCAGCTCGCAACTAAGACGAAGATGTTCTGCGGCTGCGAAATCGAAGTGAATACGACCCCGAACAAGCACGTTTGCCCTGTTTGCCTCGGTATGCCGGGTGCCATGCCCGTTCCGAACAAGAAGGCGGTGGAATACGCGATTCGCCTGGGCCTTGCCCTGAACTGCGAAATCGACCTGAATGCGATGTGGACCCGCAAGAACTACTTCTACCCGGACCTGCCGAAGGGCTACCAGATTACCCAGACGGGCGGACTTCCGGTGTACGACCACCCGATTTGCAAGAACGGCTGGCTCGAAATCGTCAAGGAAGACGGCACCAAGAAGCGCGTGGGCATTACCCGTATCCACATGGAAGAAGACGCCGGTAAGCTCATCCACGACATGAGCCCGACCGATTCCCATTTTGACGCGAACCGTTGCGGCACCCCGCTCTGCGAAATCGTTACCGAACCGGATATCCGTAGCCCCGAAGAAGCCGTGCTCGTTTTGAAGAAAATCAAGCAGACTCTCGAATACACGCGCGTTTCCAACGCCAACATGGAAAACGGCAACATGCGCTGCGACGGCAACATTTCTCTGCGTGCCAGCGAAGACGCTCCGTTCGGTATCCGCGCCGAAATCAAGAACCTGAACAGCTTTACGAACCTCGAAAAGGCTCTCTACTGCGAAATGAACTTGCAGGCCTCGACGCTCGACGCCGGCAAGGAAGTGGAACAGTGCACCAAGCGTTACGACCCCAACGCGGACAAGACCATCGTCATCCGCAGCAAGGAAGACGCCCACGACTATAAGTACTTCCCGGAACCGGACATGGTCCGCCTCGTGACCGACCCGGCCTTCGTGGAAGAAATCCGCCGCACGCTTCCGGAACTGCCGGATGCCCGCCGCAAGCGCTTCATGGACGACTTTGGTGTTTCCGAATACGACGCCATGGTGCTGACCGAAGACCGCGACGTGAGCGAATGGTACGACACCGCCGCCAAGAACTGCAAGAACGGCAAGGTGCTCGCCAACTGGGTGATTACCGAACTCCTCGCCAAGGTGAAGGAACTCGAAGGTGGTCTTTCTGCCCTCAAGATCAAGCCCGAAGACCTCTGCAAGCTCGTGAACCTGATTGCCGATAACACCATCAACGGTAAGATTGCTAAGACGGTCTTCGCCGAGATGTTCGAAACCGGCAAGGATCCCGAAGCCATCGTGAAGGAAAAGGGCCTCGTGCAGGTGACCGACACCGGCGCCATCGAAGAAGTTGTCCGCGCCGTGTGTGCCGAGAACGCTGCCCAGTTCGCCGAATTCAAGGCTGGCAAGGTTGCGCTGAAGGGCTTCTTGGTCGGTATGACCATGCGCAAGTCCGGCGGCAAGGCCAACCCGGGCCTCGTGAACCAGATCCTCGACAAGCTCGCGAAGGAATAA